A portion of the Bacteroides faecium genome contains these proteins:
- a CDS encoding phosphoethanolamine transferase — protein MKLFKNIKNWLENQEHLFYLFLFILIVPNIVLCFTEPLPVMAKVTNVLLPFGCYYLLMTLSRNCGKMLWILFLFLFFGAFQIVLLYLFGQSIIAVDMFLNLVTTNSSEALELLDNLTPAIIAVIILYVPALILGMISMIRKRKLSAEFIRRERKRALIVFGISLLSLAGAYLQDSGYELKSDLYPLNVCYNVGLAFQRTALTQNYHQTSKDFTFHAKATHPKEEREVYVMVIGETSRALNWQLYGYERETNPLLSKQTGLIAFPKVLTESNTTHKSVPMLMSDVNACNYDSIYHQKGIITAFKEAGFKTAFFSNQRYNHSFIDFFGKEADTYDFIKEDSIDFSYNPSDDELLKLVEQELAKGATKQFIVLHTYGSHFNYRERYPLENTFFTPDYPVDAERKYRDNLVNAYDNSIRYTDGFLSRIIRMLEKQQVDAAMIYTSDHGEDIFDDSRHLFLHASPVPSYYQLHVPFLIWMSDSYRETHPEHWQAAIDNKEKDVSSSSSFFPTMLDLGGIETPYRDDSQSVATSLYQMKPRAYLNDHNEPRPLDDLGMKKPDFRMLEQKEIKYKEKY, from the coding sequence ATGAAGCTTTTTAAGAATATAAAGAATTGGTTGGAAAATCAGGAACACTTGTTTTATCTGTTTCTGTTTATCCTGATAGTGCCTAACATCGTCCTCTGTTTTACGGAGCCGCTACCGGTGATGGCAAAAGTAACGAATGTATTGTTGCCTTTTGGCTGCTATTACCTGTTGATGACCCTGTCGAGAAATTGCGGTAAGATGCTTTGGATTTTGTTCCTGTTCCTCTTCTTCGGGGCTTTCCAAATCGTACTGCTTTACTTGTTCGGACAGTCCATCATCGCTGTTGATATGTTCCTGAATCTGGTGACTACCAATTCGAGTGAAGCACTCGAACTGCTTGATAACCTGACTCCTGCCATTATTGCCGTAATCATACTTTATGTCCCTGCATTGATATTGGGAATGATTTCAATGATTCGCAAGCGCAAACTCTCGGCAGAGTTCATCCGCAGAGAACGGAAAAGGGCTCTCATAGTCTTTGGAATCTCCCTTCTCAGCCTTGCCGGAGCATATTTACAAGATTCGGGATATGAACTGAAGTCGGATTTATATCCGCTGAATGTCTGTTATAATGTAGGTCTTGCCTTTCAACGGACTGCTTTAACGCAGAATTATCATCAAACCTCAAAAGACTTTACCTTCCATGCCAAAGCCACCCATCCGAAAGAGGAACGGGAAGTGTATGTGATGGTAATAGGGGAGACGTCCCGTGCCCTGAACTGGCAATTATATGGTTATGAACGCGAGACGAATCCATTACTGTCCAAGCAAACAGGATTGATTGCTTTTCCGAAGGTACTGACGGAATCGAATACGACACACAAAAGTGTACCTATGTTGATGTCGGACGTCAATGCCTGCAACTACGACTCTATTTACCATCAAAAAGGAATCATCACCGCCTTTAAAGAAGCTGGTTTCAAGACTGCCTTCTTCTCCAATCAGCGTTACAACCATTCGTTTATCGATTTCTTCGGAAAGGAAGCCGATACGTATGATTTTATAAAAGAAGATTCTATTGATTTCAGCTATAACCCATCTGATGACGAACTCTTGAAACTAGTGGAACAAGAACTGGCGAAAGGGGCAACGAAGCAATTTATCGTACTTCATACCTACGGTTCCCACTTTAATTATCGCGAACGATATCCATTGGAAAACACTTTCTTCACACCGGATTATCCGGTTGATGCGGAACGGAAATACCGCGATAATCTGGTGAACGCTTATGATAATTCTATCCGTTACACGGATGGCTTCCTGTCAAGAATCATCCGTATGCTGGAAAAGCAACAGGTAGACGCTGCCATGATTTATACTTCCGACCACGGCGAGGATATTTTCGACGATTCCCGTCATTTGTTCCTTCATGCTTCGCCTGTGCCTTCTTATTATCAGCTTCATGTACCGTTTCTCATTTGGATGTCTGACAGTTACCGGGAAACTCATCCCGAACATTGGCAAGCGGCAATAGATAATAAAGAGAAGGATGTTTCTTCCAGTAGTTCCTTCTTTCCGACCATGCTAGATTTGGGTGGTATAGAAACTCCTTATCGGGATGATTCGCAATCAGTGGCAACTTCGCTTTATCAAATGAAGCCGAGAGCTTATTTGAATGACCATAACGAACCCCGTCCGCTGGATGATTTGGGCATGAAGAAACCGGATTTCCGAATGCTGGAGCAGAAGGAGATTAAGTATAAAGAGAAGTATTAA
- a CDS encoding BamA/TamA family outer membrane protein produces the protein MTMNTRQNRLIIFALLLLTQSSLGAQTHSTEIELPGDSVSVVAEDTVAAKRSFFKKFLDYFNDANKEKKNKKFDFSVIGGPHYSSDTKFGLGLVAAGLYRTDYNDTILPPSNISLYGDVSTVGFYLLGVRGNHLFPQDKYRLNYNLYFYSFPSLYWGRGYDNGANSNNESDYKRFQAQVKVDFMFRMAKNFYIGPMAVFDYIDGRDFEKPELWEGMAARTTNTSLGLSLLYDSRDFLTNAYRGYYLRLDQRFSPAFLGNKYAFSSTELTTSYYHTVWKGGVLAGQFHTLLTYGDTPWGLMATLGNSYSMRGYYEGRYRDKCAMDAQIELRQHVWKRNGVAVWAGAGTIFPKFSEFTPKHILPNYGFGYRWEFKKRVNVRLDLGFGKHQTGFIFNINEAF, from the coding sequence ATTACAATGAATACTAGACAGAACAGGCTAATAATATTCGCGCTATTACTACTGACACAAAGTTCACTTGGAGCGCAGACGCATTCTACCGAAATTGAATTGCCTGGTGATTCAGTATCAGTGGTTGCCGAAGATACTGTTGCGGCAAAGCGCAGCTTCTTCAAGAAGTTTCTTGATTACTTCAATGACGCCAATAAGGAAAAAAAGAATAAAAAGTTTGATTTCAGTGTGATAGGTGGTCCTCACTATTCCAGTGATACCAAGTTCGGACTCGGACTGGTGGCGGCGGGTTTATACCGCACCGATTATAATGATACGATTCTTCCCCCTTCCAACATATCCCTCTACGGAGATGTCTCTACGGTTGGCTTCTATTTATTGGGAGTCCGTGGAAATCATCTGTTTCCACAAGATAAATACCGCTTGAACTATAATCTTTATTTTTATTCTTTCCCCAGTCTTTATTGGGGCAGAGGGTATGATAACGGAGCAAACTCCAATAACGAAAGCGATTATAAACGTTTTCAGGCACAAGTGAAGGTAGACTTCATGTTCCGTATGGCGAAGAATTTCTATATCGGCCCGATGGCTGTATTCGACTACATCGACGGACGGGACTTTGAAAAGCCGGAATTATGGGAAGGAATGGCGGCGCGGACTACCAATACAAGTCTCGGACTTTCCCTTCTCTACGACTCACGTGACTTCCTGACAAATGCTTATCGGGGATATTATCTGCGACTGGACCAACGGTTCAGTCCGGCTTTCCTCGGCAATAAATATGCGTTCAGCAGCACCGAACTGACTACCAGCTACTATCACACCGTGTGGAAAGGCGGGGTGCTGGCAGGACAATTCCACACACTATTGACCTACGGAGATACCCCCTGGGGACTGATGGCAACCCTGGGAAACTCATATTCGATGCGTGGATACTACGAAGGTCGTTATCGTGATAAGTGTGCGATGGATGCGCAAATAGAACTCCGGCAACACGTTTGGAAGCGGAATGGAGTAGCTGTATGGGCAGGGGCGGGAACAATCTTCCCGAAATTTTCCGAATTTACCCCGAAGCATATTCTACCCAATTACGGTTTCGGTTACCGCTGGGAGTTTAAAAAGAGAGTAAATGTACGTTTGGACTTAGGTTTTGGTAAACACCAGACCGGATTTATTTTTAATATCAATGAAGCTTTTTAA
- a CDS encoding virulence RhuM family protein: MEENKVIIYTANDGKTKIDVKLEEETLWLTQAQMCELYQTSKSNVSEHIKHIFEEEELTKEATVRKFRIVQMEGLRSVEREVEHYNLDMIIALGYRIRSIIATRFRQWATERLKEYIVKGFTLDDERLKKLGGGSYWKELLERIRDIRSTEKVLYRQILEIYATSIDYDPRAHVSQEFFKKVQNKIHYAIHGHTAAELILERADAEKDFMGLLTFKGNHPSLIEAKTAKNYLNEKELRAMGQLVSGYLDFAERQAEREQVMTMNDWAAYLDRILTMSGEQLLQGAGNVSHEEAMEHATVEYRKYKQRTISDVERDYLFSIKTIENFGKKNDN, from the coding sequence ATGGAAGAAAATAAAGTAATAATATACACCGCTAATGATGGCAAAACAAAGATTGATGTAAAACTTGAAGAGGAGACACTGTGGCTTACACAGGCTCAGATGTGCGAACTGTACCAAACGAGTAAATCAAATGTAAGTGAGCATATTAAGCATATTTTTGAGGAAGAAGAACTGACCAAAGAGGCAACTGTTCGGAAATTCCGAATAGTTCAAATGGAAGGTTTGCGTAGTGTGGAACGTGAAGTGGAACACTACAATCTTGATATGATTATTGCTTTAGGTTATCGTATCCGTTCTATTATTGCCACAAGATTTCGCCAATGGGCAACCGAACGATTGAAGGAGTATATTGTAAAAGGTTTTACTCTTGATGATGAACGATTAAAAAAACTGGGCGGTGGTAGTTATTGGAAAGAACTGTTGGAGCGTATTAGAGATATTCGTTCTACTGAAAAAGTCCTATATCGCCAAATACTTGAGATATATGCGACAAGTATAGATTATGACCCACGGGCACATGTATCGCAAGAGTTTTTCAAGAAAGTACAAAACAAAATACACTATGCTATTCACGGTCATACTGCTGCTGAATTAATCCTGGAGCGTGCTGATGCTGAAAAAGATTTTATGGGATTGCTGACCTTTAAAGGGAACCATCCATCTTTGATTGAAGCAAAAACGGCAAAGAACTACTTGAATGAAAAGGAACTTCGTGCTATGGGACAACTTGTATCAGGATACTTGGACTTTGCTGAGCGTCAAGCCGAACGTGAACAGGTAATGACAATGAACGACTGGGCTGCGTATTTGGACAGGATTCTAACGATGTCAGGTGAGCAGTTATTACAAGGTGCCGGCAATGTATCTCACGAAGAAGCCATGGAACACGCTACAGTAGAATACCGAAAATACAAACAGCGCACTATTAGTGACGTTGAACGAGACTATTTATTTTCAATTAAAACGATTGAGAATTTTGGAAAAAAGAACGATAATTAA
- a CDS encoding threonine aldolase family protein: MRSFASDNNSGVHPLVMEALNRANIDHALGYGDDKWTEEAVAKIKEIFTPNCVPLFVFNGTGSNVVALQLMTRPYHSIFCAETAHIYVDECGSPVKMTGCQIRPIVTPDGKLTPELMQPYLHGFGDQHHSQPRALYISQCTELGTIYTPEELKRLTDFAHLNGMYVHMDGARIANACAALNLSLKELTVDCGVDILSFGGTKNGLMMGECVIVFNKDLQSEARFVRKQSAQLASKMRYLSCQFTAYLTDDLWQKNAKHANAMAAKLYNELKKLPEVTFTQKAESNQLFLTMSRPIIDRMLESYFFYFWNEDNNEIRLVTSFDTTEEDVDEFIRLLRSLIVY; the protein is encoded by the coding sequence ATGAGAAGTTTTGCCTCTGATAATAATTCCGGTGTGCATCCGTTGGTGATGGAAGCGTTGAACCGGGCGAATATAGACCATGCATTAGGTTATGGCGATGATAAATGGACAGAAGAAGCAGTAGCTAAGATAAAGGAAATCTTTACGCCGAACTGTGTCCCTTTATTCGTATTCAACGGTACAGGCAGCAATGTAGTGGCATTGCAATTGATGACACGTCCGTATCACTCCATCTTTTGTGCGGAAACAGCTCATATCTATGTGGATGAGTGTGGCTCTCCCGTTAAAATGACCGGCTGCCAGATTCGCCCGATTGTTACGCCGGACGGAAAACTCACTCCGGAACTGATGCAACCTTACCTTCATGGTTTTGGCGACCAACATCATTCACAGCCCAGGGCTCTTTATATTTCACAATGTACCGAACTTGGCACGATTTACACTCCCGAAGAACTGAAACGCCTGACCGACTTTGCTCATCTGAACGGTATGTACGTCCATATGGACGGAGCGAGAATCGCCAATGCCTGTGCCGCCCTCAATCTTTCTCTCAAAGAACTGACCGTAGATTGCGGAGTGGATATTCTGAGTTTTGGCGGTACAAAGAACGGATTAATGATGGGAGAGTGCGTTATCGTATTCAATAAAGACTTGCAATCGGAAGCCCGGTTCGTTCGTAAGCAGTCTGCCCAGTTGGCTTCGAAGATGCGTTACCTTTCCTGTCAGTTTACAGCTTATCTGACAGATGACCTTTGGCAGAAAAATGCGAAGCATGCCAATGCAATGGCAGCCAAACTTTACAATGAGTTGAAGAAACTCCCGGAAGTAACCTTTACTCAAAAGGCGGAAAGCAACCAATTATTCCTGACCATGTCCCGCCCGATAATTGACCGGATGCTGGAATCTTATTTCTTTTATTTCTGGAATGAAGATAATAATGAAATTCGCCTAGTAACTTCTTTTGATACCACAGAAGAAGATGTGGACGAGTTTATAAGACTTCTAAGGTCATTGATAGTCTATTAA
- a CDS encoding winged helix-turn-helix domain-containing protein has protein sequence MNRSEIGVNAGKVWQLLSNNEKWGYGLLKRKSGLKDKELGAALGWLSRENKIEFEQCDEELYVYLCVNVYIG, from the coding sequence ATGAATAGAAGTGAAATCGGCGTGAATGCCGGTAAAGTTTGGCAACTGCTTAGCAATAATGAGAAGTGGGGCTACGGACTTCTGAAAAGAAAATCCGGGCTGAAAGACAAAGAGTTGGGCGCCGCTTTAGGATGGTTGTCAAGAGAGAATAAGATAGAGTTCGAACAGTGTGATGAAGAACTTTACGTGTATCTCTGTGTGAATGTTTACATTGGCTAA
- a CDS encoding thiamine pyrophosphate-dependent enzyme, with translation MARKVAEQLIDTLVQSGVERIYAVTGDSLNEVNEAVRKNDKIKWIHVRHEETGAYAAAAEAQLTGRPGCCAGSSGPGHVHLINGLYDAHRSGAPVIAIASTIPTGEFGTEYFQETNTIKLFNDCSYYNEVATTPTQFPRMLQSAIQTAITRKGVSVIGLPGDLAKASAVSVDSSVRNYPVVPEVCPAEEDLAQLADLLNKYKRITLFCGIGCRGAHEEVIALSEKLNAPVVYTFKGKMEVQYENPYEVGMTGLLGMPSGYYSMHEAEVLLMLGTDFPYSAFLPDDIKIAQIDIKPERLGRRAKVDIGLCGDVKLSIQALLRMLNPKTDDTFLVKQLKRYEGVKKDLAAYTEDKGEVNKIHPEYVMSEIDKLASDDAVFTVDTGMTCVWGARYLQATGMRHMLGSFNHGSMANALPQAIGAALACPDRQVVALCGDGGLSMTLGDLETVVQYKLPIKIIVFNNRSLGMVKLEMEVDGLPDWQTNMLNPDFAQVAEAMGMTGFNVSNPEEVLTTLFNAFELDGPVLVNIMTDPNALAMPPKIELGQMVGFAQSMYKLLINGRSQEVIDTINSNYKHIREVF, from the coding sequence ATGGCAAGAAAAGTAGCAGAACAGCTCATAGATACACTGGTGCAATCCGGTGTAGAACGCATTTATGCAGTGACGGGCGACAGTCTGAATGAAGTAAACGAAGCTGTCAGAAAGAACGATAAAATAAAATGGATACATGTCCGCCACGAAGAAACCGGGGCGTATGCTGCGGCAGCGGAAGCACAACTGACCGGTCGTCCGGGATGCTGTGCCGGAAGTAGCGGCCCGGGGCATGTTCATCTTATCAATGGTTTGTATGACGCGCACCGTTCGGGTGCACCGGTTATTGCCATTGCTTCCACTATTCCCACCGGGGAGTTCGGTACTGAATATTTTCAGGAGACGAATACTATCAAACTATTCAATGATTGTAGTTATTATAATGAGGTGGCCACCACCCCCACGCAATTTCCCCGTATGCTTCAATCGGCTATTCAGACGGCTATCACCCGCAAAGGGGTATCGGTTATCGGGTTGCCGGGAGATTTGGCAAAGGCTTCTGCTGTTTCTGTCGATTCATCGGTTCGTAACTATCCTGTCGTGCCGGAAGTTTGTCCGGCGGAAGAGGATTTGGCACAACTGGCTGATTTATTAAACAAATATAAACGTATCACTCTTTTCTGCGGTATCGGCTGCCGGGGAGCTCACGAGGAAGTAATTGCACTTTCTGAGAAGCTGAATGCTCCGGTGGTTTATACTTTTAAAGGGAAGATGGAAGTGCAATATGAGAATCCGTATGAAGTGGGTATGACCGGACTTTTGGGAATGCCTTCGGGATATTACAGCATGCACGAAGCGGAAGTACTCCTTATGCTTGGAACGGATTTTCCTTATTCCGCTTTTTTGCCGGATGACATTAAGATAGCCCAGATAGATATAAAGCCCGAACGTTTGGGTCGGCGTGCCAAAGTGGATATCGGACTTTGCGGAGATGTAAAGTTGAGTATTCAGGCTTTACTCCGTATGCTGAATCCGAAAACGGATGATACATTCCTGGTGAAGCAACTCAAAAGGTATGAAGGGGTGAAGAAAGACCTCGCTGCCTATACGGAAGATAAAGGAGAGGTAAATAAGATTCATCCCGAATATGTAATGTCCGAGATTGACAAGCTGGCTTCGGATGATGCTGTATTCACTGTCGATACGGGAATGACTTGCGTATGGGGAGCACGTTATCTGCAGGCAACAGGGATGCGCCATATGCTGGGTTCTTTCAACCACGGTTCTATGGCCAATGCGTTGCCGCAAGCTATTGGCGCGGCTTTGGCTTGCCCCGACCGTCAGGTAGTTGCGCTTTGCGGAGACGGCGGATTGTCTATGACTTTGGGAGATTTAGAGACGGTGGTTCAATATAAGTTGCCGATTAAGATTATCGTATTCAATAACCGTTCACTGGGAATGGTGAAATTGGAAATGGAAGTGGACGGACTGCCGGACTGGCAAACAAATATGCTGAATCCCGATTTTGCCCAAGTAGCCGAAGCGATGGGAATGACAGGATTCAATGTCAGCAACCCGGAAGAAGTATTAACGACTCTATTCAATGCTTTCGAACTGGACGGACCTGTGCTCGTGAATATCATGACCGACCCGAATGCGCTTGCCATGCCGCCTAAAATTGAACTGGGACAGATGGTAGGCTTTGCCCAATCCATGTATAAGTTGTTAATCAACGGACGTTCACAAGAGGTGATTGATACTATCAATTCGAATTATAAGCATATACGTGAAGTATTTTAA
- a CDS encoding DUF2157 domain-containing protein, which produces MEKTDSSPLSRQALYANKKEWNRFLSIFLLAVGIGFTVSGIIFFFAYNWNDLPKFAKLGIVEVLLVASVLLAVFTRWNRLVKQILLTGATFLTGTLFAVFGQIYQTGADAYDLFLGWTLFTILWAVAIRFAPLWLTFIGLLCTTIWLYNIQIAARGSWEMILLANAVTWICASATVITEWMSIKGSLNKQNRWFVSLLSLATIVHTCYLTMLAISDASSLAIATICEEKAIIVSLISTILIFSAGLWFGWKEKNLFYLATIPFATLMILLTAFICHSDLRDVNLFFFSGMMVITGTTLLIYIILQLKKKWYGTEA; this is translated from the coding sequence ATGGAAAAGACTGACTCTTCACCCTTGTCACGACAAGCTCTATACGCAAATAAAAAGGAATGGAACCGGTTTCTATCCATTTTCTTATTGGCAGTGGGTATTGGTTTTACCGTATCAGGCATCATTTTTTTCTTTGCCTATAACTGGAACGACCTGCCTAAATTTGCAAAACTGGGAATCGTAGAAGTATTATTAGTAGCTTCCGTCTTGCTTGCCGTATTCACCCGATGGAACAGGCTCGTCAAACAGATTCTTCTTACAGGAGCGACTTTCCTGACAGGTACGCTCTTTGCCGTCTTCGGGCAAATTTATCAGACGGGGGCTGATGCCTACGACCTTTTCCTGGGTTGGACACTTTTTACTATCCTTTGGGCGGTTGCCATCCGTTTTGCTCCGTTATGGCTGACTTTTATCGGATTACTTTGTACGACGATATGGCTGTATAATATACAGATTGCCGCTCGCGGCTCATGGGAAATGATTTTACTTGCCAATGCAGTAACCTGGATATGCGCTTCGGCAACCGTCATTACAGAATGGATGAGTATAAAAGGCAGCCTGAATAAGCAGAATCGCTGGTTCGTTAGTCTACTTTCATTAGCTACCATTGTGCACACCTGTTATCTTACGATGCTGGCGATATCAGATGCCAGCTCGCTTGCAATAGCAACCATCTGCGAAGAAAAAGCTATAATCGTTTCACTCATAAGTACAATTCTTATATTCTCTGCTGGACTATGGTTTGGGTGGAAAGAAAAGAATCTGTTCTATCTGGCTACTATTCCTTTTGCGACATTGATGATTCTATTGACTGCATTCATATGTCACAGCGATTTGAGAGATGTCAATCTATTCTTCTTCTCAGGAATGATGGTTATCACTGGAACGACCTTGCTTATCTACATTATTCTTCAACTAAAAAAGAAGTGGTATGGCACAGAAGCATAA
- a CDS encoding DUF4401 domain-containing protein, producing the protein MAQKHNLTIQVVSIIGGILTAIFFLGFLALARILSSEISCLLVGSLLIITTLTISRLVIRSFLDAMNITLYIAGCVLVGFGLSDYMNILFIVLIGISMLTFKLSKGFILPFLSVIAFIISFFGEITHIFSSSYPLQIAVVPVMAAFLFTNLFEVKLLARLGNSFSKYMPFHYGLFVSCLVLMSGLSINYLTQDMNYWIISCILSVFIWTGLLIMVQRIMKVMQVDKPVHQVGIYILCIVICLPTIFAPYLSGSLLMILICFHYGYKAECAASLLLFIYAVSKYYYDLNISLLIKSITLFIIGISFIAAWYFFTQKRIRHEKI; encoded by the coding sequence ATGGCACAGAAGCATAATCTTACAATTCAAGTCGTATCCATCATCGGTGGAATACTGACTGCTATCTTCTTTCTCGGATTTCTTGCACTTGCCCGAATCCTAAGTTCCGAAATTTCGTGCCTGTTAGTCGGGAGTTTATTAATTATTACTACATTAACAATCAGCCGTCTTGTCATCCGGTCTTTCCTGGATGCTATGAATATCACTTTATATATTGCAGGATGCGTATTGGTTGGCTTTGGGCTTAGTGATTATATGAATATACTTTTCATTGTACTTATAGGAATCAGCATGCTCACCTTCAAGTTGTCGAAAGGTTTCATTCTGCCCTTCCTTTCAGTGATTGCGTTTATTATATCTTTCTTTGGAGAAATAACTCATATCTTTTCTTCTTCCTATCCTCTGCAAATTGCAGTAGTTCCTGTTATGGCAGCATTCCTGTTCACCAATCTTTTCGAAGTGAAACTGCTTGCCCGACTAGGAAATAGTTTTTCCAAATATATGCCATTCCACTACGGGCTATTCGTTTCTTGTCTTGTTTTAATGAGTGGACTATCAATCAATTATCTGACACAGGATATGAATTATTGGATTATATCCTGCATTCTGTCTGTATTTATATGGACAGGACTTCTCATCATGGTTCAACGGATTATGAAAGTTATGCAAGTAGATAAGCCGGTACATCAGGTCGGCATCTATATTCTTTGTATCGTCATCTGTCTGCCCACTATATTTGCCCCTTATTTATCCGGTAGCTTATTGATGATTCTGATATGTTTCCATTATGGTTATAAAGCAGAGTGTGCAGCCTCACTCCTTCTCTTTATCTATGCTGTTTCCAAATATTACTATGATTTGAATATAAGCTTACTTATTAAGTCTATCACGTTATTCATTATTGGAATTTCCTTTATTGCAGCCTGGTATTTCTTCACTCAAAAAAGAATAAGACATGAAAAAATATAG
- a CDS encoding GDYXXLXY domain-containing protein — protein MKKYSRILIIANLILLLGYFNWSVFKKEQTLKDGQLVLLHLAPVDPRSLMQGDYMRLNYEINSSSSDFIDEQTATRGYAILQTDSNQAGQLIRLQNALTPLNDNEIAIKYKIVNRRIFLGAESFFFEEGQDTLYQNAKYGGLKVDDKGQSLLVGLYDENFQQILSDK, from the coding sequence ATGAAAAAATATAGTCGGATATTGATTATTGCAAATCTTATATTGCTACTGGGATACTTCAACTGGTCAGTTTTCAAGAAAGAACAGACTTTGAAGGATGGACAGCTAGTGTTATTACACTTAGCTCCCGTTGACCCTCGTTCTCTCATGCAAGGGGACTACATGAGACTCAACTACGAAATAAACTCATCTTCGTCAGACTTTATAGATGAGCAGACTGCCACGCGCGGTTATGCTATACTCCAAACGGACAGTAATCAGGCAGGTCAACTTATACGATTACAGAATGCTCTAACACCTTTGAATGATAACGAGATAGCTATCAAATACAAAATAGTAAACAGGCGGATATTTCTCGGTGCCGAATCTTTCTTCTTTGAAGAGGGACAGGATACTCTTTATCAAAATGCAAAATATGGTGGTTTGAAAGTGGATGATAAAGGACAAAGCCTACTAGTGGGGCTGTATGATGAAAACTTTCAGCAGATTCTATCGGATAAATAA